A region of the Yarrowia lipolytica chromosome 1C, complete sequence genome:
CACAAGCAGTACCGGTCTGTGGAGAACTTTGAGGGCAAGTACACTAAAATGCTAGTGAGCATTGAGGAGCCTACGTCGATtgcaaacacagacattCCAGGTCACTGCAAGGCGTTTAAGAACGCAGGAGGACACACACTGACCGTGTTTGGGTCGCGCGATCAGGTGGTCAATGTGGAGGATGCTGGACACTTTGCGAACGCCCTTCAGCCCCGACACCATCTTTCCATCATTCGAGATGCTGACCATAACTTTTACGGTGACGAGTTGCCTGCCGAGAAAGGCGCCGAGCCTGGAAAGCGACCCAAGAAGGTCAATTACAATCCTCGAGTAACCAAGATCATCATCGACTGGCTCAAATCCGAGGCTTTCCACGCCAGAGCTCTCAATGACATGGCCACTATCGGAACTGTGACTCGGTTTAAGGATGTGGATGGTATCGACAACTTTAGAGATTATGGAGGGTTCCAGCTCGATTCGAAAACATCAATCATCCAGGGAGTTCTATACCGATGTGCTGACTTGCGAAGCGTGACCTCTGCTGGCGTGGCTACCATCAACCAGCTTGGAATCAAGGCTGTGTTTGATTTCCGATCGGAGATTGAAGTCACTAGAAACGGTTTTGGCAAGGTAGATGGCACCGAGCGTGTCCATACCCCTGTCTTCAAGAGCAAGGATCTGTCTCCTGAAGCTCTTGCTGAGCGGTACAGAAACTTTCTGGATCCCATTGAGGGCTTCAAGCGTGCCTACGACGAGATTCTGACTGTCGGAGGCCCCTCTTACGAAAAGCCGTTGCGGTTTTTGCTTGAGAACCCCGGTACACCGATGATTGTGCATTGCACCGCTGGCAAGGACCGAACTGGTGTCTTTTGTGCTCTGGTTCTGCGTCTACTTGGTCTGGATCACGACACAATTTCTCGGGAGTACGAGCTGACTACTTTTGGACTCAGAGAAGCTGTTCCTCGACTGATTGAGGCTCTTTCTACCGAACGGGCCGAGTGGAGCGATCCTGCCATGGCGGAGAAAATGGCTAACATGCTGTCTTCTCGGTACGATTGTATGATGCAGGCACTGGATCTGCTTGAAAACAAGTTTGGAGGAGCGGAGAAGTGGATCATGGACAACTGTGGATTCACAAAGGAGGATATCGAGACGCTGAAGAAGAATCTCATTTCTCCTGTGGAGCCTGGGTGGGAGTTGAGCTATAAGATGTAGCAAGGAGGTCCTTCTGAGCGAGTATCTCAGCCCCGTCAGGCATCCCCTTTCACAGCACCTGTATGAAGGTGTACTGTGGTTTAGACgtatacatatatataatacAGTTGTTAGATGTTAGATGACCGAATTCAGTAGACAATAGATGCGCGATATTGTCCCAGTGTAGTATAGTCTGGGTATAGCCTGTACCCTACGTTATCACAATGCGTCTCACTTCCATCAGCATCGAAAATTACAGTGTAGAAAAAAATTGACATTTCTGACACTTTCAAAAGAGATACTGTAAAAGATggtacgtacttgtaccagaaCGACATCATCTACATCAACCACTCTCAACCACGGAAAACGATCGCATAGACGTCTCAAGCCAAGGTTAGGGCTTTGAATGCCACGGAATCGCGCTGTGTAGCGCCACCAAAACGCCCTCAGCACCCAGCACAGACGCCGCACCATGCACCAAGCGCAAATACTCGATCAGTCATTGGAGCAATGCCCAATGGGGCGGCAGTAGATTTGGGCCGTTTCGATCTTGTACGTTTTGGTTGGCTTCGTATTTCACGGGTGATCGACATCCAGTTGAACATTGCTTGAGGCAATTTCCCTTAAACAAGTGACAATTTTTGCACAGATAATTTTTCGTCTTTTCACACCCACTAAATTACCCATCACTGTAttgtacggtacagtacggtGATTATAATTAGTGTGCCTGTGTCAGTGTGAGATTTAAGGTTTTCCAAGTGTCGTGTTTTTCGACTGTCTTGAAGTGGACATTTGGGTTGACTGAAAAGGTCGAAAATTCGAACAGAAGGTTGTAAGTTGGTCGTGAGTATAAATACCACGTTTAATCCCAATCTGGAAGCTGTATCCCGACgtacagctcctccagttTCCAGCCATTCGCCCCCCGAAGTCTATCCTGAACAAACCTCCCGTTCTGTTTAGGTTTGTGCACAAGGTTACCGGGGAAACGGTTGCAAGTGGATACGAGATGTGTGGAGAATCAGGGCGGGTGGGGATGAGGCGGAGGTGATGGTGTTGGCAGAATGGGTATGGTGGTGGGATGGTCACGTATGGGCTGTTATCGGAACGGTGTCAGTCTATTTGACTCGGCTCTGGGCcatcccaccaccacatccacGCACTGTACACATTGCTGTACAGAGGTGACCTGCAGTCCGCAAAATATCTGCAAGAGGAAAAGGAGGgggatatatatatatgtatatatatacagaTCCGAATTGTTTGTGTCATTTGCAAGTCACGACACTGATAATATCACCAGAGCACGACAAACCAAAAATGATCATCACATACGAATGTCAGACGCCAGACAAGCCGTCCACGGTGCAGTTGGCAGGCGACTTTTGCGACTGGCAGCCCCAGAACATGACTCCTGAAGAGGATGGAAACAAGTACACGTACGATTTCGACCCCGAAAGTGGCAAGaagtacctgtacaagttTGTGGTAGATGGCGAATGGGTGCTTCAGGACGGCGTTGCGACGGCTACCACCGAAGATGGTGCTGTCAACCATGTCATTACAGAGGCCGAgtcctctgctgctgttgccaagcgcaagaagaaccagaagaagaaggccaagaagaaggccaaggctgctgccgcaAAGGTCAATTCGGATTCCCGTTCGTCCTCGGAACCCTCCTtcactcctcctcccactGCCTCGTCCGAGACCACTTCCATGAACGCTTCTATGGCTCTGGATGATCCTCGGTGGGTCATGGTTGATCAGGCAGGCGCCATGGTCATGGATCTGAACAAGGCCAGCGGTGAGTTTGATGATTTGGATGCATTGATCTCTAGTGGAATCGCCAATGGAAGTATCGGTAATGACCCTGTTCCTGTGGTGGATAAGGGAGCCAAaattgaggaggttgttGAGAAGGTTGAGCCgaaggccgaggaggttaCTACTGAGATCGAGGCTGATACCAAGGgggaggatgaggaggaggtcaaggaggcaACTGCCGTGGATGAAGAGCCTGAGATCAAGACTGATGAAGTTGAGTCTGCTGAAGCCAAGCAAGCAGAGGTTGAGTCTGCGGCCAAGGAAGagtttgaggttgagaacACCATCATTGAGTCTGTTGAGCCTGCTaagaaggtcaaggctGAGCCTGAAGTTGAGGAGGCAAAAACTGAGGTTGAGGAATCTAAGCCCACTGACAATGAAACCGAGGTTGCTGAGATTGAGACTAAGAGTGAAGAGTCTGTCGGGGAGTCTGTCAAGGAGTCTGTCGAGGAGACTACTGAGGACAACTCTAAGAACTTTACTGAATCCGACCAGGTTCTTACTGATGAGTCCACTAAACCTACCGAGATCGAGGTAGCTAACCCTGAGTCCACTGACACTCTTGATACTGAGACCGCTGAGTCTGAACCAGCTCGAACTGAGGAGCCTCAAACAGATGAGACTGAAGTTGAGCCCGAGCTTGAGACTGGAGTCGTGGCTGATCCTATCGAGGAGAATGCTGCTGAGGTCGCCGAGGCCATTAAGGTTAAGGACGATGAGTCGGAGGTTCTGTCTAAGGACATCTCTGAACctgtcgaggaggttgcATCGGAGCCAGTCTCTGAGGAGCCAGTctctgaggaggacgatgagTCGCAGGTTCTGTCTAAGGACATCTCTGAACctgtcgaggaggttgcATCGGAGCCTGTCGAAGAGGAGCCTGTCGAAGAGGTCATCTCTGAGGAGCCTGTCGAAGAGGTCACCTCTGAGGAGGCATCCGAGCCTGTCGTCGAGGAGGCTACTCTTCACGAGACCCCTattgaggaggctgcccCTGGGGTTGAGTCTGAGGAGCCTATCGCTGAGATTGAGTCTGTCACTAAAGAGGCCGAGGCTAGCGCTGATATCGAGACTGAGACTGAGGCCACTCCCGCTGAGACCGAATCCGAATCGACTGCACCCATCGCAGCCAACGAGCAGGTCTCCGAGGTTGCTGAGGTTGCTGAGGTTTCCGAGAAGGTTACTCtcattgaggaggaagcTGAGACTGTTCAGTCTAGCGAGACTGCTGATAATTCGCCTCACAACTCTGGCGAGCCTACTCCCGAGCCTACCGAGACTGCTGAGGCTATCGAAATCGCTGAGAAGGAGGTAGCTTCAGAATCGGCGCCTATGGATAAGCCTGAAACCGAAGAAATTCTCGAGTCCGAGCCCGTTGATGAAGCACCCGTTGTGACCGAGACTGCCAGCAACATCATTGACGAGACTGAAGCTCCCGGCCAGGAGTCTGAGGCTGCAGGTGAGTCTGAGGCAgtggaggagcccaaggcTGTTGAGGAGACTCGCGAGGAGACTCCTAGTGAGTCCCATGAGACTACCGAGCCTGTCGCTGAGGTCGCGGAGAAGTTTGTGGAGCCCAAGGTTGAATCTGAGGAAGTTGAGcagaccgaggaggttaAGGAGACTGTCCCCGTGGTCGTTACAGAGGAGACAGTCTCCGTTGAACCGGTTTCTGAGTCTCCCACTAACCCCGAAAAGGATGAGGTACCTACCGAGGCGCTCGTTGAGACTTCTACGGAGCCCTCTGTGCCTAAGATCAACGAGACTGAGATTGTCGACGTGGCCGTTGATGAGTCTGTTCAGGTTGCTGACGCCACTGCTGACGAAGCTGAGGTGATTGAGCCTGTTTCTGTAGCCCAGCCCGTGATCAAGTCTGCTCTCGTCCAGGCTGGGCCTGAGGTTGAGTCTGTAACTGAGGTCACTGCACCCGAGCCTGAGGTTGAGACTATTGGCGACAAGTCTTCTTCGGAATCTGCTGTCAAGGTCACCCCCGGTATTGCTGCAGCTGTGCCTGCAATTGCAGCGGCCGCCGTGTCTGCAGGAGCCGCAGTTGCCGCCGTGCCTTTTAGCAAGAATGAGCCTTCTGTTGATTCCGACGCTGTTCAGCCTGTTCCCCCGTCTTCTGCAGGATCCGAACGCATGGTCACCGCAATGTCCGAGCCTGTGACCACTGATGAGGCTTCCAAGGCTAACCCTGAACAGACCCCCCGAGCCAGAAATGTGTCATATGGCTCGATCGCCGAGGCCGAATCCGACGCTGGTTCCGACGTTGAGGTGCCATCTAACCAAAAGGCCGTAAGCGAACACCGGGGTATCTTTGTGTGGCTTTACGAGGTCATTCTCGCTGGTATTTTCAGCAAGTTGACTTCTCTTTTTCGGCGACCAGAACCCAGCAACTAAGCAGCCGACAAAACTGTAACTAAGCGCGCCGATAGACCTAAGCACCGGCGTACAGAAGCAGCCAGCCAAATCATATAATCTGAATGAATGATATCCAATGAGTGATGTAAGATATGTCTACAGTGTTCGTGGGTGCATGAGACAGCGTATGAATGCACGGTTGGTACATtcttactgtacttgtatagcTATTGATTATGTATGAATTAGCATAGTATCTGGACGaactggaggaggaatcTACAGAATGTACTCACACCTGTATGAATTGGTACAAAAGGCCTTGTAAATGGGTGCTGCCACCTCCATGAACCTCTTCACTTTTGTGTTTCTACAAGTTCAATTCATCGCGTATAGTATGCTTTTTCTAGATTGAAATTTCAGCTGGTGCAGTAGCCCCTTTTTCCGCATTCCCGTTTATGACGAGGCTTCCTGCCAGGCCCGTACCTGTATTTACTTTTGCGATTTACTTTTTCATTCTATGGAGATATTTGAGGGGAATTGATGAGCCGCACGGCTGGGGGTGGTGCTAAAACACGCTGGAGCGGCGCTATTGGAATTCTGAAAGCGGGATTTTGTTTGGAGCAGCCAAATTGGCACCATTGAACTTTTATATCTCCATGTTTACCTATATATCCTCTGGTGATTGTGTGGTGCTCCATTTTTACATGTACGTTGTTCTCGCGACCTGTCTCGTGGCGTGAAAGTTTATTTTTGATGTCCGAAAAAGCCCCTCCTTTGGTGTTCTCCCATTGGCCAATAATCTCGGACATTCCTCCCTGCGGCGTTTAGCGTCCCAAAACAGCACCGTCGGTGTTTATTACCCCCGTTGGGACTTTTTCGGAGCCAATTTAGCTTAGCTCCCTCATTCCAAAGTTCCTATCATGCACCGATAAAGTATAGACGTTGGGTGCATCGAGCTAGAGACACGATCGGTGAAATATCGCTCAACGATATAAATACCGGCTCCAGCCGTCCATATTCGACATCAGTTCTCTgacacacactcacacaaACTCACAAAcactcacactcacacacatCCCTCTTGAACAATGTCTGACGTTGAATCCATGCACTCTGCCCactccgaggaggagtcctTCGACCactccaaggacgaggccCCCGAGCACCatgaggctgctgccgccgaGGAAGCCCCCAAGCccgccgaggaggatgacgacATTGTTGTCAAGCCCGAGCGACTGTCTCGAGACGAGTGGCTCAATTCTCTGGATGCCACCTTCCACTTTGGCTCCAAGAAGCACCAGTCCATTCCCGATGACCTCAAGATCCCCATTGCCATCTGCTGTCTTCCCAAGGACAAGCGGCGATTTGTTATGGCCAAGCTTGCAAAGTGCCGACGACAGGTCCCTgttgatgaggaggaggtcaaggctcCCGtcgaagagaagaaggagaagaagcacGCCGCTGGCCCTGAGTAATCAAGGGCGTTTAGATTGCATTAACATAGAATAGAATACAGGTTGGGTTTTAAATATAAAAGCGAAGCAGTAGAAGCGGAATTGGACGAATGCAATATGAACAGACTGTAGATATTCTGAATGAATTGCACAGCGAGGATACGACCATCATGTTCAAGAGGACCACTTCGACTGCACTCCTACTTTTGGATAGATGTATCTCCTGGACCAGGACCCTAAGACTGTTCACCTTGATTTACTCGGtgactgtacttgtacatttCTCTttggtgaagatgagcTTCATTCAAAACACTTCTGTCGTGACGACACGGCTAAGACGCTAAATCGTCCTAGTGCGAAACTCTCTGGCTAAGATCTTACAGGTAAATACTTTTAGTGAGACAGATGATCTTATGAGTATTGCTTTTAGTGAGTCTCAAGATATGCAGTTAGCCGTGTGCTGAAAGAAGCCGCTAGTGGTGTTGAAATTAATAGCAAGTCGATTTTTATGGGCTTGTCAGGGAAGAAAAGCTCTCtcttgctacttgtagtgtgaTTGACATACCTCCATCTGTATTGTATGTTCTACCTTTTGTGGACATCTGTCGGGGCTGGCTGCTAGCAGTGTCACCTCAGCTAGTCCGACCAAGGACATACAGCAACAACACTTGTATAGGTTGATGTCTTCTGAACCATTTTCAGGATGACACGTTCCTCACTCAATGCTGCTTCTCTCAGACTTGATCCCTTGTCATTTTAATGGTGGATGACGGGTGTCTTACTCACAACCAACTGGTGTATAACAAGGACTGCAAAAATTCGCCAAGAATCATCTGATCTAAACATGGGCATTCTCCATCTATTGTCTATGGGGACTGTAGTGTGACTCATGCCATGATTAACGGGAACGCGTGATAAATGGGTGGCTAACAAAAGTGAGTGGATATCGCGGAAACAGGGAGATAATAGAGACAACACATGCGATTGGGAGAAACATTTCGTATAGATCTAGAATCGGTCCTAGCAAACGATCTCCAACTATCACCGCCAGACTATTTGTCATGGAGCTAAACACTCCTGTCTCTGGTGCCAAACCATAACCATGTACTCATCCGAATATGTAACCCATGACTGACGGATCAAAGGCTGTTTTATCGTAGACGAGCTCTTGGGTCTCGAGGGCGTTAGACATGTTTCCGATCGGTGTCCGAGATGCTAGATGTGCCGCCTCTAGCCGCCGGAGAGTGGGGTTTGCACCATATCTGTAGGTATGTACAGCTCCAGTTGTTGCTGTCAccaacttcttcatctAAAAACCCGATCCTGGTGTTATGGTACCCCAATTCGGCTGGACTAGACACCCGCAGCAAGTGTCTACGCCCATTATGGCTTCAATTAGACTACCGAATAAGAATATCATAGATTCTTGTGTTATTACTACGTTCCATAGACAAACCCATTCTgccaagaaaaaaaccatATGCAGCTGACCAATTGCCGAGGTCTGGGGTAGACACAGTGCATGTCGATTATGGGAGGCAAATCTGTGCTCAAAACACTTTCAATCGGACCTCAAGGATATTGACATACTACAGCTCGCTTCTAGGGCCGATTAGTCATCAGGAACACCCCTAACAGCCAACCTAACCACCGTTGAGTCCAAATTTGTGCTTGAACTTTAATAAATTTCATGCGGCGTACAACTTGCATCTGAGACGCTTCCTGCACTTCACGCAACCTGCATTAACGCGCGCCCCGAACTCAAATACGCGGAGTTAAGAATGGGGGTGACAAGAGAAAATACCGTCATTTTGAGGACTTTGTGGATATTTTACAATATCGGTCGGTTATTACCGACCCACTGAGTATAATTATCTAGTTTAAATTCTAATAAATGCACTAATCCCCGACTTGAGCGCATATCGCTCATCTCGTCTTTCCGTCTACAATGGCCGGAGATGCAAAGTAGATTTTTCAACGGTGTCTGCGAGTAAGGAAGAGGGATTCCGTGTGACTCAGCTCTTGGCTCACCGTAGCGCCGTACACTGGCTCGCCCATAGATTGTCCCGTATATATATTGCACTCTAAGACCTCTTGGTACACAGCCGCACTTAGTCAGAGAGAGTAAAACACCTCACCCAAGGATTAACCATCAATCCCttatctacagtacaagtactgatacaccaacaccacagCCATGTTTGTGCTCACCAACTCCAAAGCGGTGTTGCCATATCTGGGCGACTCGGAGGTCGTCGAGGACAATGTGGAGGGTCTCCATCTCCCCCCTCCAGAGGACGAACTACCCTCCTTCACACAGGCGATCCAACAACTAGCGCATGAGTCAACGCCGTTCTACCCGGCCATCAaaaccacagacacagacctGCTGCAACTGGAGGAGCCGTTGACGATTGAGCTCGTGCAGAAATGTCCCCTGGGGTCCGGCACGCagtccacctccatctgGTCCACCCAGGTGCTCAGCCCAGGCACCCATATGCCAGACATGGTCAGTTCGACACTCCGAGACGTGTGCATTCCCATCCAAAACTCCACTCCAGAATCGGTCCATGGCTACCTGTCGTACTCGATACGAGTGTCCTATGTGGCCAGGCCCAAGAGCCGCTTTTTGAAGAAACCACAGAAAACCTCGGCTTTACTGCCTCTCACGATCCTCAGAAACGCCCCACAAAGTGATACAGATACAGACCGAGGAGCGCGCTATCTATGGCCCCAAAGAGCAGATGTGACCTTGCAATTGCAACACTCGAAACTCGTCAATGATATCATCAACCTCAAAatgcacgtgactccccTCCAGGATTATCTCCCTGAAAAGAACGCCATCAAACTGAAAGGAGTCGAGGTGATTCTGACTCAACAAACAGGTTCAACCACAAGCACATATCCTCTGTTACGAGACATGAATCCGCCCAAGACTCTCGATTACTCACTAACCGTCAAAAATCTGCCTCTCAACTCATCCACATCTCCCCAGCATCCCTACCCGGTATCTCACCTGGTATCTACAACGCTTCGGTTCCAGTTTTGGGAAAACAACAAGGTCAAATATTACGATGTGCGATTCAAGACCAAG
Encoded here:
- a CDS encoding uncharacterized protein (Compare to YALI0C19778g:2, similar to CA2716|IPF7353 Candida albicans IPF7353 unknown function), with translation MLQCEEGYSHLYSEFYKPHSPAPPTSPPTTTPTLAVEPYLSLLHKAQASPLNMSHNTPSNRSTMVSETKHMIPVGSQGAELAGILNEPPSAVDNPNFKTIFPPKVVLILHGQGGHKDYCYQRMLGQELPGENGMWTFRLDFRGCGESTEDDHHKLKDVNWPEYKVTKPIRTIKRDAEDIEAAVTWLQKRGLTVCALVAHSRGCLAAMEWFHNGINANKFIGSGGNTVLPAFVNCSGRYKTHEIWDKLREGYGYTWKEHKQYRSVENFEGKYTKMLVSIEEPTSIANTDIPGHCKAFKNAGGHTLTVFGSRDQVVNVEDAGHFANALQPRHHLSIIRDADHNFYGDELPAEKGAEPGKRPKKVNYNPRVTKIIIDWLKSEAFHARALNDMATIGTVTRFKDVDGIDNFRDYGGFQLDSKTSIIQGVLYRCADLRSVTSAGVATINQLGIKAVFDFRSEIEVTRNGFGKVDGTERVHTPVFKSKDLSPEALAERYRNFLDPIEGFKRAYDEILTVGGPSYEKPLRFLLENPGTPMIVHCTAGKDRTGVFCALVLRLLGLDHDTISREYELTTFGLREAVPRLIEALSTERAEWSDPAMAEKMANMLSSRYDCMMQALDLLENKFGGAEKWIMDNCGFTKEDIETLKKNLISPVEPGWELSYKM
- a CDS encoding uncharacterized protein (Compare to YALI0C19800g:2, weakly similar to uniprot|Q91255 Petromyzon marinus NF- 180) translates to MYIYTDPNCLCHLQVTTLIISPEHDKPKMIITYECQTPDKPSTVQLAGDFCDWQPQNMTPEEDGNKYTYDFDPESGKKYLYKFVVDGEWVLQDGVATATTEDGAVNHVITEAESSAAVAKRKKNQKKKAKKKAKAAAAKVNSDSRSSSEPSFTPPPTASSETTSMNASMALDDPRWVMVDQAGAMVMDLNKASGEFDDLDALISSGIANGSIGNDPVPVVDKGAKIEEVVEKVEPKAEEVTTEIEADTKGEDEEEVKEATAVDEEPEIKTDEVESAEAKQAEVESAAKEEFEVENTIIESVEPAKKVKAEPEVEEAKTEVEESKPTDNETEVAEIETKSEESVGESVKESVEETTEDNSKNFTESDQVLTDESTKPTEIEVANPESTDTLDTETAESEPARTEEPQTDETEVEPELETGVVADPIEENAAEVAEAIKVKDDESEVLSKDISEPVEEVASEPVSEEPVSEEDDESQVLSKDISEPVEEVASEPVEEEPVEEVISEEPVEEVTSEEASEPVVEEATLHETPIEEAAPGVESEEPIAEIESVTKEAEASADIETETEATPAETESESTAPIAANEQVSEVAEVAEVSEKVTLIEEEAETVQSSETADNSPHNSGEPTPEPTETAEAIEIAEKEVASESAPMDKPETEEILESEPVDEAPVVTETASNIIDETEAPGQESEAAGESEAVEEPKAVEETREETPSESHETTEPVAEVAEKFVEPKVESEEVEQTEEVKETVPVVVTEETVSVEPVSESPTNPEKDEVPTEALVETSTEPSVPKINETEIVDVAVDESVQVADATADEAEVIEPVSVAQPVIKSALVQAGPEVESVTEVTAPEPEVETIGDKSSSESAVKVTPGIAAAVPAIAAAAVSAGAAVAAVPFSKNEPSVDSDAVQPVPPSSAGSERMVTAMSEPVTTDEASKANPEQTPRARNVSYGSIAEAESDAGSDVEVPSNQKAVSEHRGIFVWLYEVILAGIFSKLTSLFRRPEPSN
- a CDS encoding uncharacterized protein (Compare to YALI0C19822g:2, no similarity), which encodes MSDVESMHSAHSEEESFDHSKDEAPEHHEAAAAEEAPKPAEEDDDIVVKPERLSRDEWLNSLDATFHFGSKKHQSIPDDLKIPIAICCLPKDKRRFVMAKLAKCRRQVPVDEEEVKAPVEEKKEKKHAAGPE
- a CDS encoding uncharacterized protein (Compare to YALI0C19844g:2, no similarity), producing MFVLTNSKAVLPYLGDSEVVEDNVEGLHLPPPEDELPSFTQAIQQLAHESTPFYPAIKTTDTDLLQLEEPLTIELVQKCPLGSGTQSTSIWSTQVLSPGTHMPDMVSSTLRDVCIPIQNSTPESVHGYLSYSIRVSYVARPKSRFLKKPQKTSALLPLTILRNAPQSDTDTDRGARYLWPQRADVTLQLQHSKLVNDIINLKMHVTPLQDYLPEKNAIKLKGVEVILTQQTGSTTSTYPLLRDMNPPKTLDYSLTVKNLPLNSSTSPQHPYPVSHLVSTTLRFQFWENNKVKYYDVRFKTKVSLNLNGDAPPIYAT